In Primulina eburnea isolate SZY01 chromosome 3, ASM2296580v1, whole genome shotgun sequence, one DNA window encodes the following:
- the LOC140825256 gene encoding BTB/POZ domain-containing protein At3g05675-like: MQTKKICLKFYEAWWLVSRSVMYGKAEVNLLKFDDQQTGDVAIRLRSKEGRQEFYYSHSLILKNKSKHFADRLLNQSSHACVEIECSEFDYDHCVRLLKLLYLPSDSVLDALDSVQSALGVLQVAETLRCEAIVNSCIQYLEAVPWEDIEEGDIVKVVSRLGPMAVPILARIQPVDINASKGVLISAIRLATSTDHPFPPFGDELRISAQEQVDYMLRDDEDIPLVTADNEVKMEARIGLSNTFSLFERELSSVLKFDITCTVAESKIMQNLSDLEWVCNILPKMGLMDEFVFKWIDVSDNVLLVVEDKKLENIMWGLKVKIIEVTSKVLDTVGYGNVILPAPRRVKLLKSWLPFIRKLKPILDSMIDKDMEFPYKLDEDTCQSIEGAIVSLVLALPSDDQADILTDWMNTEHVTYPDLSEAFEVWSFRTKSAKRRLVSGLNRVDDAAVVL; the protein is encoded by the coding sequence ATGCAAACTAAAAAAATATGCTTAAAGTTTTACGAAGCGTGGTGGTTGGTGAGTAGAAGTGTGATGTATGGAAAAGCAGAGGTCAACTTGCTTAAATTTGACGACCAGCAAACGGGTGATGTTGCTATACGGTTAAGAAGTAAGGAGGGAAGACAGGAATTCTACTATTCACATTCACTTATTCTTAAAAACAAGAGCAAGCACTTTGCAGATAGACTTTTGAACCAAAGTTCTCATGCTTGTGTCGAGATAGAGTGCTCGGAATTTGATTATGATCACTGTGTCAGACTTTTAAAGCTTCTTTATCTTCCTTCAGACTCGGTTTTGGACGCGTTGGATTCTGTGCAATCTGCTCTTGGCGTTCTTCAGGTGGCTGAAACTTTACGGTGTGAAGCAATTGTCAACAGTTGCATTCAGTACCTGGAGGCTGTACCTTGGGAAGATATTGAGGAAGGTGATATTGTTAAAGTAGTTTCACGATTAGGTCCCATGGCCGTGCCTATACTAGCAAGAATCCAACCTGTAGATATAAATGCCTCGAAAGGTGTTCTGATCTCTGCAATTCGCCTTGCCACCTCTACTGACCACCCTTTCCCTCCTTTTGGAGACGAGCTTAGAATTTCAGCCCAAGAACAAGTCGATTACATGCTCCgggatgatgaagatattccgTTGGTCACAGCTGACAATGAGGTAAAAATGGAGGCAAGAATTGGCCTGTCAAATACATTTTCTTTGTTTGAAAGAGAACTATCCTCAGTTTTGAAATTCGACATCACATGCACGGTAGCTGAAAGTAAAATTATGCAGAATTTATCTGATCTTGAATGGGTGTGCAACATTCTACCTAAAATGGGGCTGATGGACGAATTTGTTTTTAAATGGATTGATGTATCTGATAATGTATTGTTGGTCGTCGAAGACAAGAAACTAGAAAATATCATGTGGGGTTTAAAAGTTAAGATCATTGAAGTGACGTCAAAAGTGCTTGATACAGTAGGCTATGGAAATGTGATTCTTCCTGCGCCACGACGAGTGAAGCTGCTCAAATCATGGTTGCCATTCATTAGAAAACTGAAGCCTATTCTTGATTCAATGATCGACAAGGATATGGAATTCCCTTACAAATTGGATGAAGATACGTGCCAAAGCATTGAAGGGGCAATAGTTTCCTTAGTTTTGGCGCTACCATCTGATGATCAAGCAGACATTCTTACAGATTGGATGAATACAGAGCATGTAACATATCCTGATCTGAGCGAAGCTTTTGAGGTATGGTCTTTTAGAACGAAATCTGCTAAGAGAAGATTAGTTTCAGGTTTGAACAGAGTTGACGATGCAGCTGTTGTACTCTGA